One stretch of Bombina bombina isolate aBomBom1 chromosome 7, aBomBom1.pri, whole genome shotgun sequence DNA includes these proteins:
- the LOC128636584 gene encoding olfactory receptor 6C1-like, with the protein MEKINQTKVTYFIIEGISDNPKLQTPIFLMILLIYLICLGGNMMIILLVSLDPQLQTPMYFFLSNLSLIDICSSTVNLHKTLFIFISGDNTMSFTFCITQMFMFSSFQTTVLLILTVMGYDRYVAICNPFHYHMIMSRRVCPMLVITCWVIGHMEIIPTLLTILNFTCYKSNIINHFFCDVMPLKKISCSDTTFLGLYILIEGSLLSCFTPFVLTFISYIFIIKTILRIRSSTGRRKAFYTCSSHLTVVILLYLTLFCQYMTPESMNDLANRKLLSLFNTAAVPILNPLIYSLKNKDVKSSLRRLLRSLKVYT; encoded by the coding sequence ATGGAGAAGATAAATCAGACTAAAGTGACATATTTCATTATTGAGGGTATTTCTGACAACCCTAAACTACAGACTCCAATATTTCTTATGATTCTACTTATTTATCTCATCTGCCTTGGTGGTAACATGATGATTATTCTGCTCGTCTCTCTGGATCCTCAACTCCAAACTCCCATGTATTTCTTCTTGAGTAACTTGTCCCTCATTGATATATGCTCATCCACTGTCAATCTACATAAGACCTTGTTTATCTTTATATCAGGAGATAATACTATGTCTTTCACTTTCTGTATCACTCAAATGTTTATGTTTTCATCATTTCAAACTACTGTGCTATTGATACTAACAGTGATGGGATATGACCGCTACGTGGCCATATGCAATCCATTTCATTATCACATGATCATGAGCAGACGAGTTTGCCCaatgctggtcattacctgctggGTTATAGGTCACATGGAAATAATACCTACACTTTTAACAATATTGAACTTCACATGCTATAAATCCAACATCATAAATCATTTTTTCTGTGATGTGATGCCATTAAAGAAAATTTCTTGCAGCGACACTACTTTTTTAGGGCTTTATATTCTGATTGAGGGAAGTTTACTTTCATGTTTCACTCCATTCGTTCTCACATTCATCTCTTACATTTTCATTATAAAGACCATCCTAAGGATCCGATCCAGCACTGGAAGACGTAAAGCCTTCTACACATGTTCCTCACACCTCACGGTTGTCATCCTTCTTTATTTGACTCTCTTCTGCCAATATATGACACCAGAGTCAATGAATGACCTGGCAAATAGAAAACTTCTTTCCCTCTTTAACACAGCAGCAGTCCCCATACTGAACCCACTGATTTACAGTTTGAAGAATAAAGATGTAAAATCATCTCTAAGACGACTTTTGAGATCTTTGAaggtttatacttaa